From a region of the Bradyrhizobium diazoefficiens genome:
- a CDS encoding MFS transporter, which translates to MISNWLAATLNRRNIHYGWVMVGVTFLAALISAGTVGAPGVFIDPLQKEFGWSTAEISAALSIRFILFGLMAPFAAALLNRYGLRNVTLAAQLIVVSALVLSLGMTEVWQLVALWGVVIGIGTGMTALVLGATIATRWFAARRGLVIGIMTASVATGQLVFLPLLASLTERYGWRRALGFICIMLGVSALAVLLAMRDRPSDVGLRPFGDEGTEPLPTPPASHGSITAVALGTLRDASKSSAFWILFATFFVCGASTNGLVQVHLIPMCLDFGIPQVQAASLLAAMGIFDFFGTIMSGWLSDRYDNRYLLFWYYGLRGLSLIFLPFSDFSFYGLSIFAMFYGLDWIATVPPTVRLTAQKFGPERANLVFGWIFAGHQLGAGTAAFGAGLSRTLLQSYLPAFFIAGALCVFASLIVLSLSRQPKPQPKPAMA; encoded by the coding sequence ATGATCTCGAACTGGCTGGCGGCAACCCTCAATCGCCGCAACATTCATTACGGCTGGGTGATGGTCGGCGTCACCTTCCTCGCCGCGCTGATCAGCGCCGGCACGGTCGGCGCGCCCGGCGTATTCATCGATCCGCTTCAGAAGGAGTTCGGCTGGAGCACCGCGGAGATCTCCGCCGCGCTGTCGATCCGCTTCATCCTGTTCGGACTGATGGCGCCGTTCGCGGCCGCCCTGCTCAACCGCTATGGCCTGCGCAACGTCACGCTGGCCGCGCAGCTGATCGTCGTCTCGGCGCTCGTGCTCTCGCTCGGCATGACCGAGGTCTGGCAGCTCGTTGCCCTGTGGGGCGTGGTGATCGGCATCGGCACCGGCATGACCGCGCTGGTGCTAGGCGCGACCATCGCCACGCGCTGGTTCGCGGCGCGGCGCGGTCTCGTCATCGGCATCATGACTGCGAGCGTCGCCACCGGCCAGCTCGTGTTCCTGCCGCTGCTGGCCAGCCTCACCGAACGCTACGGTTGGCGCCGCGCGCTCGGTTTCATCTGCATCATGCTCGGTGTCTCCGCGCTGGCCGTCTTGCTCGCAATGCGCGACCGGCCGAGCGATGTCGGCCTGCGTCCGTTCGGCGATGAAGGCACCGAGCCGCTGCCCACTCCGCCCGCAAGCCATGGCTCGATCACGGCGGTAGCGCTCGGCACGCTGCGCGATGCCTCGAAATCATCTGCATTCTGGATTCTGTTCGCGACCTTCTTCGTCTGCGGCGCCTCCACCAACGGCCTCGTCCAGGTCCACCTGATCCCGATGTGCCTCGATTTCGGCATCCCGCAGGTGCAGGCCGCGAGCCTGCTCGCGGCGATGGGCATCTTCGACTTCTTCGGCACCATCATGTCGGGCTGGCTGTCGGACCGCTACGACAATCGCTACCTGCTGTTCTGGTACTACGGCCTGCGCGGCCTCTCGCTGATCTTCCTGCCGTTCAGCGACTTCTCGTTCTACGGCCTGTCGATCTTCGCGATGTTCTACGGCCTCGACTGGATCGCCACGGTGCCGCCGACGGTGCGTCTCACCGCGCAGAAATTCGGGCCCGAGCGCGCCAATCTGGTGTTCGGCTGGATCTTTGCCGGTCACCAGCTCGGCGCCGGCACCGCCGCATTCGGCGCCGGCCTGTCGCGGACGCTGCTCCAGAGCTACCTGCCCGCGTTCTTCATCGCCGGTGCGCTCTGCGTGTTCGCATCGCTGATCGTGCTGTCAC